From the genome of Pogoniulus pusillus isolate bPogPus1 chromosome 12, bPogPus1.pri, whole genome shotgun sequence, one region includes:
- the RSPH1 gene encoding radial spoke head 1 homolog isoform X1, giving the protein MSDLSSEEAEETETDLGEYDGERNSEGERHGRGRARLPNGDTYEGEYGHGFRSGQGIYRFKNGAYYTGEYLQNKKHGRGIFFYPDGSKYEGDWVNDQRHGYGVYTYANGDTYTGEWSNHNRHGQGTYVYKDTGSKYVGGWANGIQEGQAELIHLNHRFKGRFLKGNPVGRGKYIFDIGCEQHGEYIQSEQDKGEEEEDEPSLLAEPKWKASEITKLTFWTPHGENPPSPREASLVTAAAAAAAEAVEERAEAAVTEEEENPPIAASDESAEGKDEASSLHEVSSETLNPGRDIEGAEKESKEEEENEDQEHQEATNLED; this is encoded by the exons ATGTCGGACCTGAGCtcggaggaggctgaggagactgAGACCGATTTAGGG GAGTATGACGGTGAACGCAATTCGGAAGGTGAGCGACACGGACGCGGCAGGGCACGGCTGCCGAACGGCGATACCTATGAGGGAGAGTATGGACATGGCTTCAGAAGCGGACAG GGGATCTACAGGTTTAAAAATGGTGCTTACTACACTGGAGAATATCTTCAAAACAAAaagcatggcaggggcatttTCTTTTATCCAGATGGATCAAAATATGAAG GAGACTGGGTGAATGACCAGAGACATGGCTATGGAGTGTACACGTATGCAAATGGTGACACCTATACTGGAGAATGGTCCAACCACAATAG GCATGGCCAAGGTACATACGTCTATAAAGACACAGGATCTAAGTATGTTGGTGGCTGGGCAAATGGAATCCAGGAAGGACAAGCAGAGCTTATCCATCTAAACCATAGATTTAAGGGCAGGTTTTTGAAAGGAAAT cctgtagGTCGTGGCAAATATATCTTTGACATTGGATGTGAGCAGCATGGTGAATACATACAATCAGAGCAG GataaaggagaggaagaagaggatgaACCCTCATTACTTGCTGAACCAAAGTGGAAAGCTTCAGAAATTACCAAATTAACATTCTGGACCCCCCATGGGGAAAACCCACCTTCTCCCAGGGAAGCCTCCCtggtaacagcagcagcagctgctgcagcagaagcagtggaagaaagagcagaagcagcagtaactgaagaggaggaaaaccCACCGATTGCAG CCTCTGATGAGTCTGCTGAGGGGAAGGATGAAGCATCTTCTCTTCATGAGGTATCCAGTGAAACTCTTAACCCAGGAAGGGATATAGaaggggcagagaaggaaagcaaagaagaagaagaaaatgaagatcAGGAGCATCAAG AAGCTACTAACTTAGAAGATTAG
- the RSPH1 gene encoding radial spoke head 1 homolog isoform X2: protein MSDLSSEEAEETETDLGEYDGERNSEGERHGRGRARLPNGDTYEGEYGHGFRSGQGIYRFKNGAYYTGEYLQNKKHGRGIFFYPDGSKYEGDWVNDQRHGYGVYTYANGDTYTGEWSNHNRHGQGTYVYKDTGSKYVGGWANGIQEGQAELIHLNHRFKGRFLKGNDKGEEEEDEPSLLAEPKWKASEITKLTFWTPHGENPPSPREASLVTAAAAAAAEAVEERAEAAVTEEEENPPIAASDESAEGKDEASSLHEVSSETLNPGRDIEGAEKESKEEEENEDQEHQEATNLED, encoded by the exons ATGTCGGACCTGAGCtcggaggaggctgaggagactgAGACCGATTTAGGG GAGTATGACGGTGAACGCAATTCGGAAGGTGAGCGACACGGACGCGGCAGGGCACGGCTGCCGAACGGCGATACCTATGAGGGAGAGTATGGACATGGCTTCAGAAGCGGACAG GGGATCTACAGGTTTAAAAATGGTGCTTACTACACTGGAGAATATCTTCAAAACAAAaagcatggcaggggcatttTCTTTTATCCAGATGGATCAAAATATGAAG GAGACTGGGTGAATGACCAGAGACATGGCTATGGAGTGTACACGTATGCAAATGGTGACACCTATACTGGAGAATGGTCCAACCACAATAG GCATGGCCAAGGTACATACGTCTATAAAGACACAGGATCTAAGTATGTTGGTGGCTGGGCAAATGGAATCCAGGAAGGACAAGCAGAGCTTATCCATCTAAACCATAGATTTAAGGGCAGGTTTTTGAAAGGAAAT GataaaggagaggaagaagaggatgaACCCTCATTACTTGCTGAACCAAAGTGGAAAGCTTCAGAAATTACCAAATTAACATTCTGGACCCCCCATGGGGAAAACCCACCTTCTCCCAGGGAAGCCTCCCtggtaacagcagcagcagctgctgcagcagaagcagtggaagaaagagcagaagcagcagtaactgaagaggaggaaaaccCACCGATTGCAG CCTCTGATGAGTCTGCTGAGGGGAAGGATGAAGCATCTTCTCTTCATGAGGTATCCAGTGAAACTCTTAACCCAGGAAGGGATATAGaaggggcagagaaggaaagcaaagaagaagaagaaaatgaagatcAGGAGCATCAAG AAGCTACTAACTTAGAAGATTAG